The following coding sequences lie in one Rutidosis leptorrhynchoides isolate AG116_Rl617_1_P2 chromosome 4, CSIRO_AGI_Rlap_v1, whole genome shotgun sequence genomic window:
- the LOC139844084 gene encoding uncharacterized protein codes for MDGDLNAVNCNGGAGAVAIPDMDESTPLIENACANLENASAKLENARAKLENACAKLENGLENACAKLENACVKLENACDGIENAYGGVENADARVENVNVRSKNCNARVDNHLELFYHALLFLTQYAMLLSVIQSRYEGKTEIVFEAHAFSVISFVCSFMVFGSTLVLLFVDHYVTIFTIKSLALYRILIHV; via the exons ATGGACGGCGATTTGAATGCTGTTAACTGTAATGGTGGAGCGGGAGCGGTTGCGATTCCTGATATGGATGAATCTACACCTCT CATCGAGAATGCTTGTGCCAATCTCGAGAATGCTTCTGCCAAGCTCGAGAATGCTCGTGCCAAGCTCGAGAATGCTTGCGCCAAGCTCGAGAATGGGCTCGAGAATGCTTGTGCCAAGCTCGAGAATGCTTGTGTCAAACTTGAGAATGCTTGTGACGGGATCGAGAATGCTTATGGCGGGGTCGAAAATGCTGATGCCAGGGTCGAAAATGTTAATGTGAGGAGTAAGAATTGTAATGCCAGGGTTGACAATCATCTCGAACTCTTTTATCATGCCTTGCTTTTTCTCACACAGTATGCTATGTTGCTGAGCGTTATTCAATCGAGGTATGAAGGTAAGACTGAAATTGTGTTTGAAGCGCATGCATTCTCGGTGATCTCCTTTGTGTGCAGCTTTATGGTATTTGGATCGACACTCGTGCTTCTGTTTGTTGATCACTACGTGACAATATTTACTATCAAATCATTGGCCCTTTACCGCATCCTTATTCACGTTTGA